From Rhodamnia argentea isolate NSW1041297 chromosome 10, ASM2092103v1, whole genome shotgun sequence, a single genomic window includes:
- the LOC115742621 gene encoding probable fructokinase-7 isoform X2 has product MAADDSNDALSHANGWRPGNSLLVVCFGEMLIDFVPSVGGVSLAEAPAFEKAAGGAPANVAVGISRLGGSAAFVGKVGDDEFGYMLANILKQNNVDNSGVRFDHNARTALAFVTNRADGEREFLFFRHPSADMLLHESELDVELISKAKIFHYGSISLIDEPCKSAHLAAMKIAKNSGSILSYDPNLRLPLWPSAEAAREGIMNIWDQADIIKISEEEITFLTGGEDPNDDNVVLDRLFHPNLKLLIVTEGSEGCRYFTKEFRGRVAGVKVKAVDTTGAGDAFVGGILFCLASDPNLYKDEERLRQALLFANVCGAVTVTKRGAIPALPTKEAVLSLLTQAAS; this is encoded by the exons ATGGC TGCAGATGATTCTAATGATGCATTGTCGCATGCAAATGGGTGGCGTCCGGGTAATAGTTTGCTTGTGGTCTGTTTTGGGGAAATGTTGATTGACTTTGTCCCATCTGTCGGTGGAGTTTCGCTCGCTGAAGCACCTGCTTTTGAGAAAGCTGCTGGTGGTGCTCCTGCTAATGTGGCTGTTGGTATATCTAGATTGGGAGGTTCTGCTGCTTTTGTAGGAAAG GTTGGTGATGATGAATTTGGATATATGTTGGCTAACATTTTAAAGCAAAATAATGTTGACAACTCTGGTGTGCGGTTTGATCACAATGCAAGAACTGCATTGGCTTTTGTTACCAATAGAGCTGATGGGGAGCGAGAGTTCCTATTTTTTCGTCATCCAAGTGCTGACATGCTTTTACATGAATCAGAACTAGATGTTGAACTTATCAGCaag GCAAAGATCTTCCATTATGGTTCTATCAGTTTGATTGATGAACCCTGCAAATCGGCTCATCTTGCAGCgatgaaaattgccaaaaactCAGGGAGCATCCTCTCTTATGATCCAAATTTGAGATTGCCATTGTGGCCATCTGCTGAGGCTGCTCGTGAGGGAATAATGAATATATGGGATCAGGCTGACATCATTAAG ATAAGCGAGGAAGAAATTACATTCTTGACTGGAGGCGAGGATCCTAATGATGATAACGTGGTCTTGGACAGGCTCTTTCATCCTAATCTTAAACTTCTGATCGTTACTGAAGGATCAGAGGGCTGCAGATATTTTACGAAG GAATTCAGAGGCCGGGTTGCTGGTGTTAAAGTAAAGGCAGTTGACACAACTGGGGCAGGCGATGCTTTTGTTGGTGGGATACTATTTTGCCTGGCTTCTGACCCTAATCTTTACAAG GATGAGGAGCGGCTAAGGCAAGCGTTGCTCTTTGCTAACGTCTGCGGCGCAGTTACAGTGACCAAGCGAGGAGCTATTCCTGCACTACCCACAAAAGAAGCTGTCCTCAGTTTGCTAACACAAGCTGCTTCGTGA
- the LOC115742621 gene encoding probable fructokinase-7 isoform X1: MATDDSNDALSHANGWRPGNSLLVVCFGEMLIDFVPSVGGVSLAEAPAFEKAAGGAPANVAVGISRLGGSAAFVGKVGDDEFGYMLANILKQNNVDNSGVRFDHNARTALAFVTNRADGEREFLFFRHPSADMLLHESELDVELISKAKIFHYGSISLIDEPCKSAHLAAMKIAKNSGSILSYDPNLRLPLWPSAEAAREGIMNIWDQADIIKISEEEITFLTGGEDPNDDNVVLDRLFHPNLKLLIVTEGSEGCRYFTKEFRGRVAGVKVKAVDTTGAGDAFVGGILFCLASDPNLYKDEERLRQALLFANVCGAVTVTKRGAIPALPTKEAVLSLLTQAAS, from the exons ATGGCCACAG ATGATTCTAATGATGCATTGTCGCATGCAAATGGGTGGCGTCCGGGTAATAGTTTGCTTGTGGTCTGTTTTGGGGAAATGTTGATTGACTTTGTCCCATCTGTCGGTGGAGTTTCGCTCGCTGAAGCACCTGCTTTTGAGAAAGCTGCTGGTGGTGCTCCTGCTAATGTGGCTGTTGGTATATCTAGATTGGGAGGTTCTGCTGCTTTTGTAGGAAAG GTTGGTGATGATGAATTTGGATATATGTTGGCTAACATTTTAAAGCAAAATAATGTTGACAACTCTGGTGTGCGGTTTGATCACAATGCAAGAACTGCATTGGCTTTTGTTACCAATAGAGCTGATGGGGAGCGAGAGTTCCTATTTTTTCGTCATCCAAGTGCTGACATGCTTTTACATGAATCAGAACTAGATGTTGAACTTATCAGCaag GCAAAGATCTTCCATTATGGTTCTATCAGTTTGATTGATGAACCCTGCAAATCGGCTCATCTTGCAGCgatgaaaattgccaaaaactCAGGGAGCATCCTCTCTTATGATCCAAATTTGAGATTGCCATTGTGGCCATCTGCTGAGGCTGCTCGTGAGGGAATAATGAATATATGGGATCAGGCTGACATCATTAAG ATAAGCGAGGAAGAAATTACATTCTTGACTGGAGGCGAGGATCCTAATGATGATAACGTGGTCTTGGACAGGCTCTTTCATCCTAATCTTAAACTTCTGATCGTTACTGAAGGATCAGAGGGCTGCAGATATTTTACGAAG GAATTCAGAGGCCGGGTTGCTGGTGTTAAAGTAAAGGCAGTTGACACAACTGGGGCAGGCGATGCTTTTGTTGGTGGGATACTATTTTGCCTGGCTTCTGACCCTAATCTTTACAAG GATGAGGAGCGGCTAAGGCAAGCGTTGCTCTTTGCTAACGTCTGCGGCGCAGTTACAGTGACCAAGCGAGGAGCTATTCCTGCACTACCCACAAAAGAAGCTGTCCTCAGTTTGCTAACACAAGCTGCTTCGTGA
- the LOC115742621 gene encoding probable fructokinase-7 isoform X3 has protein sequence MLIDFVPSVGGVSLAEAPAFEKAAGGAPANVAVGISRLGGSAAFVGKVGDDEFGYMLANILKQNNVDNSGVRFDHNARTALAFVTNRADGEREFLFFRHPSADMLLHESELDVELISKAKIFHYGSISLIDEPCKSAHLAAMKIAKNSGSILSYDPNLRLPLWPSAEAAREGIMNIWDQADIIKISEEEITFLTGGEDPNDDNVVLDRLFHPNLKLLIVTEGSEGCRYFTKEFRGRVAGVKVKAVDTTGAGDAFVGGILFCLASDPNLYKDEERLRQALLFANVCGAVTVTKRGAIPALPTKEAVLSLLTQAAS, from the exons ATGTTGATTGACTTTGTCCCATCTGTCGGTGGAGTTTCGCTCGCTGAAGCACCTGCTTTTGAGAAAGCTGCTGGTGGTGCTCCTGCTAATGTGGCTGTTGGTATATCTAGATTGGGAGGTTCTGCTGCTTTTGTAGGAAAG GTTGGTGATGATGAATTTGGATATATGTTGGCTAACATTTTAAAGCAAAATAATGTTGACAACTCTGGTGTGCGGTTTGATCACAATGCAAGAACTGCATTGGCTTTTGTTACCAATAGAGCTGATGGGGAGCGAGAGTTCCTATTTTTTCGTCATCCAAGTGCTGACATGCTTTTACATGAATCAGAACTAGATGTTGAACTTATCAGCaag GCAAAGATCTTCCATTATGGTTCTATCAGTTTGATTGATGAACCCTGCAAATCGGCTCATCTTGCAGCgatgaaaattgccaaaaactCAGGGAGCATCCTCTCTTATGATCCAAATTTGAGATTGCCATTGTGGCCATCTGCTGAGGCTGCTCGTGAGGGAATAATGAATATATGGGATCAGGCTGACATCATTAAG ATAAGCGAGGAAGAAATTACATTCTTGACTGGAGGCGAGGATCCTAATGATGATAACGTGGTCTTGGACAGGCTCTTTCATCCTAATCTTAAACTTCTGATCGTTACTGAAGGATCAGAGGGCTGCAGATATTTTACGAAG GAATTCAGAGGCCGGGTTGCTGGTGTTAAAGTAAAGGCAGTTGACACAACTGGGGCAGGCGATGCTTTTGTTGGTGGGATACTATTTTGCCTGGCTTCTGACCCTAATCTTTACAAG GATGAGGAGCGGCTAAGGCAAGCGTTGCTCTTTGCTAACGTCTGCGGCGCAGTTACAGTGACCAAGCGAGGAGCTATTCCTGCACTACCCACAAAAGAAGCTGTCCTCAGTTTGCTAACACAAGCTGCTTCGTGA
- the LOC115742726 gene encoding carboxylesterase 1-like, which yields MKCSVLNTMSTETASSNLTVNPLEHLQVTLNPDGTLNRDRRIIPVTSAAPNPTSPTSPVLSKDLPINPSHNTWARIFLPHRSPSFSEEKLPLIVYYHGGGFILCSAASTLFHEFCVTLARELSAVVVSVEYRLAPEHRLPAAYDDAVEALHWVKTARDEWLAGHADLSACYLMGTSSGGNLAFHAGLRASASHGDLKPLKIRGLILHHPYFGGTQRTPSELRLANDLSLPLAVNDFMWELSLPLGATRDHAYCNPTVDGGSKLSDWVDKMRSLGWRLLVTGCDGDPLIDRQVALAQILQEKGAIVVRDFREGGHHGIEVTEPDKSKPLVQTLKAFLSTT from the coding sequence ATGAAGTGCTCTGTGCTTAACACCATGTCAACCGAAACTGCATCCTCCAATCTCACGGTCAACCCCTTGGAGCATCTCCAGGTCACCCTCAATCCCGATGGCACCCTCAACCGCGACCGCCGCATCATACCTGTCACCTCCGCCGCGCCCAATCCCACCTCGCCCACCAGTCCAGTCCTCTCCAAGGACCTCCCGATCAACCCTTCCCACAACACCTGGGCCAGGATCTTCCTACCCCACCGGTCACCGTCGTTCTCGGAGGAGAAACTCCCCCTCATCGTTTACTACCACGGCGGGGGATTCATCCTCTGCAGCGCGGCTTCCACTTTATTCCACGAGTTCTGTGTCACTCTGGCGCGCGAGCTCTCCGCTGTTGTTGTGTCGGTGGAGTATCGCCTTGCCCCGGAGCATCGGCTCCCTGCGGCGTACGACGACGCTGTGGAGGCGCTGCACTGGGTTAAAACCGCCCGAGACGAGTGGCTCGCGGGCCACGCCGATCTCTCCGCGTGCTATCTCATGGGCACCAGCTCGGGCGGCAACTTGGCCTTCCATGCAGGGCTACGTGCATCCGCGTCGCACGGCGACCTCAAGCCGTTGAAGATCCGAGGGCTGATACTGCACCACCCCTACTTCGGGGGCACCCAGCGGACGCCGTCAGAGCTGAGGCTGGCGAACGACCTGTCGCTGCCGCTGGCGGTCAACGATTTCATGTGGGAGCTGTCGCTGCCGCTTGGGGCGACGCGGGACCACGCGTACTGTAATCCAACGGTGGACGGCGGCTCCAAGCTCTCGGATTGGGTGGATAAGATGAGGTCGCTGGGGTGGAGGCTACTGGTCACCGGCTGCGATGGAGACCCGCTGATCGATCGACAGGTGGCGTTAGCGCAAATACTGCAAGAGAAGGGAGCGATCGTGGTGAGGGATTTCAGGGAGGGTGGACATCATGGGATTGAGGTCACGGAACCGGACAAGAGCAAGCCTCTGGTCCAAACATTAAAGGCTTTCCTGTCGACGACTTGA
- the LOC115742620 gene encoding uncharacterized protein LOC115742620, translated as MGREWYWGGGRSTKRGGDHQKETTSSGCMCAVFHFFDFHQFQFAINQQPSFKFGSSLPDEPTIPKGTEAPRNSLELEQPQLEPNQKDGDICLDIPMGIQIKTSGDRRPKQEGHCCDSSSSSTTTPEIVRTPTLVARLMGLDLLPDSCSSSPRVSSTLGTPTAIPGKSHSLSGRPRKQRSSDRKSWSENYGEVNVGTRSLPETPRMSSARRSVDADRRLSLQISKENLVSSEELEFSRFTTLRRKEFKSDDANRSPSYYARHIVMQVKESVGRKVGIDITNMVRNSEQGRESSVEAVKKHFKSRKPSRIGLKAREDNSSPGKQEQSTSFSPRLRLLEMRDKKIRPPSNVKDQVPQTPSNVDDLQVQPTNSTMKPKPRAPEGLVLNQRKSAEKCKSEMERFQKPSRTSTLSVVRNKQEDLFVRPTQAAVTSSANAPDKKRKKTPFSGDMRSIAVPTLLPVKKDPSPPATKIPQKQVHGPHASKQSSQLSGGSSPQEATHVLSARKSEDDRSNGGASSATTGAVAAELQYVTLVLQHLGIERHTSSLSSTRWFSPSRPLDPSIFGHLELFFSNTSPEDGDAGAPTETLKGQLQHKCDRKLLFDLLDEILVQILKPCLNLKPWVGASERHSHRRYHRHDEGSQLIETLRTKIESFPRADCRVLEDVDALIDKDLPRMKHQSLRALEDEGDGLVVEIERDILDTLVQETAVAMA; from the exons ATGGGGAGAGAGTGGTACTGGGGCGGTGGAAGATCCAccaaaagaggaggagatcatCAGAAAGAGACGACCTCTTCTGGGTGCATGTGCGctgttttccatttctttgattttcatcAGTTTCAGTTTGCCATAAACCAGCAACCTTCTTTCAAGTTCGGCTCCTCTCTTCCCGACGAACCCACCATTCCTAAAG GAACAGAAGCGCCAAGGAACAGCTTGGAACTAGAGCAACCTCAGTTAGAACCCAACCAGAAAGATGGTGATATTTGTCTAGACATCCCA ATGGGCATCCAAATCAAAACCAGTGGAGACAGAAGGCCGAAGCAAGAAGGTCATTGCTGcgactcttcttcttcttccactacTACACCTGAAATCGTCAGGACTCCAACCCTCGTGGCCCGGCTCATGGGGCTCGATCTTCTTCCGGACAGCTGCTCATCCTCCCCTAGAGTCTCTTCAACGCTAGGGACACCCACAGCGATCCCCGGAAAGTCTCATTCGCTCTCTGGTCGACCTCGAAAGCAGCGGTCGAGCGATCGAAAGAGCTGGTCGGAGAATTACGGTGAAGTTAATGTGGGAACTCGGTCTTTGCCGGAGACCCCGAGGATGTCCTCCGCCAGAAGATCGGTCGACGCAGATCGCCGTCTATCTCTCCAAATAAGCAAGGAGAACTTAGTTTCGAGCGAAGAATTGGAGTTCTCGCGCTTCACCACGTTGAGGAGGAAAGAATTCAAAAGCGACGATGCGAACAGGAGCCCGAGTTACTACGCGAGGCACATTGTGATGCAGGTGAAGGAAAGCGTCGGAAGGAAAGTAGGAATTGATATCACGAACATGGTCAGGAACAGTGAACAAGGAAGAGAATCAAGTGTTGAAGCCGTGAAGAAGCATTTCAAATCCAGGAAACCTTCCCGGATTGGTCTGAAAGCTAGGGAAGACAACTCGAGCCCAGGAAAGCAAGAACAATCAACATCATTTTCTCCTAGGCTCAGGCTCCTGGAGATGAGGGACAAGAAAATCAGACCACCATCAAACGTGAAAGATCAAGTTCCTCAAACTCCAAGCAATGTCGATGATCTTCAGGTGCAACCCACAAATAGTACCATGAAGCCGAAGCCTCGAGCTCCTGAAGGGCTAGTACTGAACCAGCGCAAGTCCGCTGAGAAATGCAAATCGGAGATGGAACGGTTCCAGAAGCCGTCCAGAACGTCGACTCTGAGTGTCGTCAGGAACAAGCAAGAGGACCTATTTGTTCGTCCGACACAAGCTGCAGTGACATCATCGGCGAACGCTCCggacaagaaaaggaagaaaactcCATTCTCTGGCGACATGCGTAGCATCGCCGTCCCTACTCTTCTCCCAGTTAAGAAAGATCCTTCCCCTCCGGCAACTAAAATCCCCCAAAAGCAG GTGCATGGTCCTCACGCATCAAAGCAGAGCTCGCAGTTATCTGGTGGTTCGAGCCCGCAAGAAGCGACGCATGTGCTCAGTGCCCGAAAAAGTGAGGACGACAGGTCGAATGGTGGCGCTTCCTCCGCCACCACCGGAGCTGTAGCAGCGGAACTGCAGTACGTTACCCTGGTACTGCAACATTTAGGCATCGAAAGGCACACATCATCATTGTCCTCCACGAGATGGTTCTCTCCATCTCGACCACTCGACCCGTCAATTTTCGGCCACCTCGAGCTCTTCTTCTCCAATACGTCCCCTGAAGATGGCGATGCTGGCGCTCCGACAGAGACGTTGAAGGGTCAATTGCAACACAAGTGCGACAGAAAGCTCTTGTTTGATCTCTTGGACGAAATCTTGGTTCAAATTTTGAAGCCCTGTCTGAATCTGAAGCCGTGGGTAGGTGCATCTGAACGACACAGTCACCGTCGTTATCACCGTCACGATGAAGGGTCACAACTAATCGAAACATTACGCACCAAAATCGAGAGCTTTCCGAGAGCAGACTGCCGAGTACTCGAGGACGTTGATGCTTTGATAGACAAAGATTTGCCTCGCATGAAGCACCAGAGTTTGAGGGCACTCGAGGATGAAGGAGACGGGTTGGTCGTAGAAATAGAGCGGGACATACTGGACACGCTCGTCCAAGAAACGGCCGTGGCCATGGCATGA
- the LOC115742789 gene encoding carboxylesterase 1-like codes for MNRSVLNTMSTETASSDLTVNPLEHLQVTLNPDGTLNRDRRIIPVTSAAPNPTSPTSPVLSKDLPINPSHNTWARIFLPHRSPSFSEEKLPLIVYYHGGGFILWSAASTLFHEFCVTLARELSAVVVSVEYRLAPEHRLPAAYDDAVEALHWVKTAREEWLAGHADLSACYLMGTSSGGNLAFHAGLRASASHGNLEPLKIRGLILHHPYFGGTQRTPSELRLANDLSLPLSVNDFMWELSLPLGATRDHAYCNPTVDGGSKLSDGVDKMRSLGWRLLVTGCDGDPLIDRQVELAKMLQEKGAIVVRDFREGGRHGIEVREPDKIKPLVQTVKAFLSTT; via the coding sequence ATGAACCGCTCCGTGCTTAACACCATGTCAACCGAAACTGCATCCTCCGATCTCACGGTCAACCCCTTGGAGCATCTCCAGGTCACCCTCAATCCCGATGGCACCCTCAACCGCGACCGCCGCATCATACCTGTCACCTCCGCCGCCCCCAATCCTACCTCGCCCACCAGTCCAGTCCTCTCCAAGGACCTCCCGATCAACCCTTCCCACAACACCTGGGCCAGGATCTTCCTACCCCACCGGTCACCGTCGTTCTCGGAGGAGAAACTCCCCCTCATAGTTTACTACCACGGCGGGGGATTCATCCTCTGGAGCGCGGCTTCCACTTTATTCCACGAGTTCTGTGTCACTCTGGCGCGCGAGCTCTCCGCTGTCGTTGTGTCGGTGGAGTATCGCCTTGCCCCGGAGCATCGGCTCCCTGCGGCGTACGACGACGCGGTGGAGGCGCTGCACTGGGTTAAAACCGCCCGAGAAGAGTGGCTCGCAGGCCACGCCGATCTCTCCGCGTGCTATCTCATGGGCACCAGCTCTGGCGGCAACTTGGCCTTCCATGCAGGGCTACGTGCATCCGCGTCGCACGGCAACCTCGAGCCGTTGAAGATCCGAGGTCTCATACTGCACCACCCCTACTTCGGGGGCACCCAGCGGACGCCGTCAGAGCTGAGGCTGGCGAACGATCTGTCGTTGCCGCTGTCAGTCAACGATTTCATGTGGGAGCTGTCGCTGCCGCTTGGGGCTACGCGGGACCACGCGTACTGTAATCCAACGGTGGACGGTGGCTCCAAGCTCTCGGATGGGGTGGATAAGATGAGGTCACTGGGGTGGAGGCTACTGGTCACCGGCTGCGATGGAGACCCGCTGATCGATCGACAGGTGGAGCTAGCGAAAATGCTGCAAGAGAAGGGAGCGATCGTGGTGAGGGATTTCAGGGAGGGTGGACGTCATGGGATTGAGGTCAGGGAACCGGACAAGATCAAGCCTCTGGTCCAAACAGTAAAGGCTTTCCTGTCGACGACTTGA